One Mesorhizobium loti genomic window carries:
- a CDS encoding RbsD or FucU transport — MLIGIPALLGPDLLATLRAMGHGDEIALVDANYPAEEQARRLVRADGHHLIPVLDAILSVLPVDDAVPEALFRASVKGNPSIADPVHHEIEAVCARHAPGRKVVALAGADFYARVKSAHAIVATSEPRLYANIIIRKGVIYPPETRKP, encoded by the coding sequence ATGCTGATCGGAATCCCGGCGCTCCTTGGACCGGACCTTCTGGCGACACTGCGCGCCATGGGCCATGGCGACGAGATCGCCCTTGTCGACGCAAACTATCCGGCAGAGGAGCAGGCAAGGCGCCTGGTCCGGGCCGACGGTCATCATCTCATCCCGGTGCTCGATGCGATCCTGAGCGTGCTGCCGGTCGACGACGCCGTTCCGGAAGCCCTGTTTCGCGCCTCGGTCAAAGGCAATCCCTCGATTGCCGATCCAGTCCATCACGAGATCGAGGCGGTCTGCGCCAGGCACGCACCGGGTCGCAAGGTGGTTGCACTGGCCGGCGCCGACTTCTATGCACGGGTCAAATCGGCGCATGCCATCGTCGCGACAAGCGAGCCAAGGCTTTACGCCAACATCATCATCCGCAAGGGCGTGATCTATCCGCCGGAGACCAGAAAACCATGA
- a CDS encoding transcriptional regulator/sugar kinase, producing METATARHGSPEANDSLIHRGTNQSGMRDHNERLVLSLVRQHGSLAKSDIARMTGLSAQTVSVIMRELEEEGLLVRQAPLRGKIGQPSIPMALNPEGAFFIGLKIGRRSAELVLIDFLGHVRSMLQHSYRYPAPRETVEFVTEGMKKMRGELTPAQDKRIAGLGIAMPFELWNWADTAGAPRDVMDEWRHRDIRADIQAQCEFPVYLQNDATSACGAELVFGQAGGARDFVYFYIGAFAGGGIVLNGRLFGGPTGNAGALGSMPVPGPDGKPTQLIDVASIAMLEKALNARGVEASHLWTSPEDWGDIGSELDDWIASASQALAYAIVAASSVIDFEAAVVDGWMPQAVRRRLVDAIVAAIATIDGEGLKLPAVREGTVGIHARALGGASLPLSERFLIGSTTISRSA from the coding sequence GTGGAGACCGCCACTGCGAGGCACGGTTCGCCCGAAGCGAATGACAGCCTGATTCACCGCGGCACCAACCAGAGCGGCATGCGCGACCACAACGAGCGGTTGGTGCTGTCGCTGGTGCGCCAGCATGGCAGCCTGGCGAAATCCGACATCGCCCGCATGACCGGACTTTCGGCGCAGACGGTTTCGGTCATCATGCGCGAACTGGAAGAAGAAGGCCTGCTCGTCCGCCAGGCGCCGCTGCGCGGCAAGATCGGCCAGCCGTCAATTCCAATGGCGCTCAATCCGGAAGGCGCCTTCTTCATCGGCCTTAAGATCGGCCGCCGCAGCGCCGAACTGGTGCTGATCGATTTTCTTGGGCATGTGCGCTCGATGCTGCAGCACTCCTATCGCTATCCGGCTCCGCGCGAAACGGTGGAGTTCGTCACCGAAGGCATGAAAAAGATGCGCGGCGAACTGACGCCGGCGCAGGACAAGCGTATCGCCGGGCTCGGCATCGCCATGCCATTCGAACTGTGGAACTGGGCCGACACCGCCGGCGCGCCGCGCGACGTCATGGACGAGTGGCGCCACCGCGACATCAGGGCCGACATCCAGGCGCAATGCGAGTTTCCGGTCTATCTGCAAAACGATGCCACCTCGGCCTGCGGCGCCGAACTCGTGTTCGGCCAGGCGGGTGGCGCACGTGACTTCGTCTATTTCTATATCGGCGCCTTCGCTGGCGGCGGCATCGTGCTCAACGGCCGGCTGTTCGGCGGCCCGACCGGCAATGCCGGCGCGCTCGGCTCTATGCCGGTGCCCGGCCCGGACGGCAAGCCGACCCAGCTGATCGATGTGGCGTCGATCGCCATGCTGGAAAAAGCGCTCAATGCGCGCGGCGTCGAGGCCTCGCATCTGTGGACCTCGCCCGAGGATTGGGGCGACATCGGCTCCGAACTCGACGATTGGATCGCCAGCGCCTCGCAGGCGCTCGCCTATGCCATCGTCGCGGCGTCCTCGGTTATCGATTTCGAGGCGGCGGTGGTCGACGGCTGGATGCCACAGGCAGTGCGCCGCCGGCTGGTCGATGCCATTGTCGCCGCCATCGCCACAATCGACGGCGAGGGCCTGAAACTCCCCGCCGTTCGCGAAGGAACCGTCGGCATCCACGCCCGGGCGCTCGGCGGCGCCAGCCTGCCGCTTTCCGAACGCTTTCTGATCGGCTCGACGACGATTTCCAGGAGTGCCTGA